Within Marinomonas mediterranea MMB-1, the genomic segment GCACGTTGAATAGGGGCAAGAAAAAGAGAAAAGGCGCGAGAAGATATTGAAAGAATGTAAAAACAGAATCAAGCACGCTGCGATCACGGCCTTTGTTATCGAGCGCTGACAAAGGTGCAAGAGCAACATGCCTGACTATGAAATAGACGTCGCTTTGAACTCACTCAGTAGCGGCGACGGCTGCGGTTGCTTGGCGCTCTGCTTCTTCTACAGACTGCATGACTGCTTGACCACCATATAGCTCTTGAACAACCATTTGATCTGCCGCTTCTACCGCCTGACGCGCGACCACTTCTGCTTCTTCTGGTGTCTGTGTCGCGTAGCCTGTCGCTTGCTCTGCTACGACGCTATCAGAATAAGCAACCGCATTGGTTGCGACCTGTTCCTGTTGCACGACTTCATCTTGCGCATAATCTTGAAGGTTTTCATCACTCATTTTCGATCTCCTTGTTTATGGGTCTTACCTTTGTATTACCATTAGGTGTTGAATTAAATCTGCCGCCCATACGGTCAGTGGCCGACAAGCGCTGGGTAGTCACCTTCTACCCAAACATCGTTGTTCGCAAAGAGATTCACCAACTCTTGAGGACGAGAGTCCGCCAGCTCAGAAAAAGAGGCCTCCCAAATATTACGATGCGAACGAACTTTAATAACGTTGCCTGTGTCTTTGTTCCAATCGACCGGCAGAAACACACACTTACCCTTGGCTTTTTGCCCGTAAAACCGATCCTGACTTGATAAGCATACTAATCGGCGTTTATTCGCTTGCTCCAGCTCTGACTCAATGACTAAATACGCTAAACAAGATCGCAACCAAATCGGGTACGTTGAGCTGTTGCCGTGCTTAGGCTCTAGAGGGATAAGATTCGTGAATTCTTGGGAAGGCTTATCGACGTTTGGTAAATCTTCACCCTGCGCATGACGGTTTTGCTGGTTAGACGCCTGATCATCAGTCTGTTGAACGCCTCCAGTCTCCTCATCGACCCTCTCATCTATCGCTTTATGAGAACCTTCAGCGTCTGCGTCATTAGAAAGCCTAGGTTGTTGATCTAACGTCGCTTGCCCACCAGCCTGTTTGTGTTGCCAGTACCAAGTAGACAAGGCGTCAATCGCAAGACTGCGAAATTCAATCGTATCCACTTGCTCAGAAAACAATGGAGGAACAGCATCCTTACCTTGCTCAAGAAAGGTGGCTCGACATTGTTTTAATGTTGCCATGCGTGCAAGAACAAGCGCGGTTCGATTAAGCCCCAGCGTGGTTATGGTCGCTTCCCCTCGACTCTCGGGTTGCATTTGCGCCAACCAAGCCTGATATGACGTTTCGATGTCCTGGTTCGTCAAGAGACGGTCATCTACGGTTCGCTGACTGGGTATCGCCGTTGGTTGTTGCCATAATAAGTTCGCGACTTCTTCTTTGTTCAGCTGTTGAGCAGCCTGATAAAAAGCGCACACTTTATCAAATGCAAAAGCGTGCCCATTTAAAGGGTTAAAACGAATGTAATCACGGGGCTGCTCATGATAAGGGTTAATCAGCATTGCTTGTTCTTCCTCGAGATCAACACTTGGAAAGCGAGGCCCTTTTACGGGAAACTTCCCAGCTTTGTGCTTTGCATCGCATTCAGGGCAAATAAACAGTAAGTTTTCCTGCTCGTATGCCAACGCAAAATAAGGAGAACATTGGTCAGTGGTATTTAACCCATTGTCTTTGTCTACCTCCAATAACTGAACAGGTCGATAATGGCTCATGTCCCCCGCACCAGTGGAAGCAAGAAAGCTTTCACAAAAGTAACAACAACCGGAACTCACATGCTCGAAATGTTGCTTTATCTGTTCATTTGCATATAAAGCTGGGTCAAATGCTGCATAGGTAAAACCAACGACAATCTCATCATCATGAGAGGATGACACGGCGCCCTGACGCTCGGTAATAACCACTAAATTATCAATAAGATCTGGGGCATAGCCTTCTTTTTTGAGTAGAAGTCGGTCATTTTGCGTCAACGTATGGTATTTCGGCACACTTTGCAGTCGATCAAGCACTTCAACCATTTGCTTTTGGGCGGCGCTCTGCTTAACAGCCGTATCCGGCGCGAGCTCGACAGCAGAAAACTTAAGGGAAATCATTTTTTTACCTCTTTGATGTTATCCAGCAGTGCTTTTGCTTCATCCAAATCTTGCTCTATAGGGTCGTGATTAGACTCTATAGACGACTGTGTCGTTTCCATCATCTCCTGCGCACTGTCCTTAGCATTATCGAGCTGCTGTTGTGCGGCTTGTGATTCGGTTTCCAGAGCTTGACCGCTTTGAGAGAGAACCTGTTGCTCATAAGACTGTTGCTGTGCAACCAGCTTTTGCTGCATTAACAACGCAGAATGGGTCAATGCTTCTTGCTTTTTCTGTACGGCGGCATTCTTAGTATCATGCTGACTGGCAACCTTGTTTTGATAAGAGAGCACACTGCTTTGAATTTGTTCTTGGTATTTCTGCTCTAACGCTTCTGATTCTTTATCTAGCTCTTTATCTAGGCCACGCAGCTTGTTCATGTCGTTTTGTTCTGATGTTTCGACTGCACTCTGAAAAGAAGCAAGACGTTTTTTGGCGTTGCCGTAAATAGAATCTACACTTTCTAGCGTTTGTTCCTGCATGTTGTGCATAGCAACTGAATTAGAACGTTGGTGGTCTGAAGGCTCGTCTTGCTCAGTCTGATAAATTGATTGCAATGATGGATGATCTTGCATCAAGCGCTGTCTAGCCTCATCAACTTGTTGCGTCGTTAGTTGAAGGGAGGTATTTATGGATTGCATCGCTTGCTCTAGAACGGCATCAACACTAGACATCATCGTCTTTATATCAATCGGTGTTGATAAGTCTGCAAGTTGCTTTATACCCAACCTACGCGCTTTCTCTTTCTCATTGCTCGATGTTGGTGTTGTAATATTTCCAGACGTAGTATGGTGAGTTTTCATAACGCCCTCTTATTTTTCTCGACTCAATTCTCAACTAAAGATCGACGTCTAAACGGCCTTTGGACGATCACTAAACAAACTTAAGCACCCTATCGCGTTCAGGTTCAGCAAAATGGTTCTGTCCGTTAGAGAATACTCATAATGACGACACTTACCGGATTGATTAATGTAACTGTCCGTCGCCAACTGGTTCTTTAATACACTCTGAATACTCGCGATATAGGACTCCGCTTGGGATTCAATCGATTCGGTGCTTTTAAGATTAAGGTTTAGCCCAACATTCAATAGTCCAGCAGAAAGCGTACTAAAACCCAGTGTGTTCCCTTCTGCTTGCCACTGCTCAATGGCACGCTGCAAAGCTTTCTGATCCAGTTCATACGTCGCGATAGGACAATCTAAATTGTCTAAAACCACCGGTTGGAGCTGCGCCAAAATGCCATTTAATGTACGAGCGTTGCCATCTGAATCGTTATACAGCGCTAAATAAAGACAATAATAATCACCGAACTCCGCTAACGTTTGAGCCTGCTCTTGCGCCCATTCGGATGCTTCTTGCTTAACACTTTGACTGACATCGAATTGCCCATCCGCGTAACTCAAGCTTTGATATAGCTGGATGTTCTCGTCAAATGTTGAACTCCATCGAAGAGGCTGATTGATGAGCTGCGGATTCAACACTTTAAAGGCCTCATCATTAATTAACCTATATTCAGAAAATAGCTTATTCATCGCCGCGTTGTTGCTCGAAGCATCGCTTCTGATGAGGAGTATTAGCTCCGATTCAGACATGGCGGACAAAGCTTGAATACCAACGGTCAAATTAAGGTTCGGGAAATAAATCAACGACGTATCACGTAGCCCAGGTCCAACCTCCTCAATAAATGCCGCTTCTGATGCAAAGCTCACCGTATGCTCTTTATCATTCAGCATCACCTGTAGCCACTGCTCTCCCTGAGGAATTAAGCTTAACAACGTCTGAGTTTTATTGGATAACTGACCCACCGACTCTAATTTCGTCTGTTCTATTAATATCGTCATATACGCCTCCCTTAACTTCCGAACGCTCACTTCGAACACTCACTTCAAACGTCAACTACGAACTTTCGCCATGAACGTAAACTACCAACTCCGTACGCTAACCGCCGGTCGTAAATTCATCTAATAACTGACTCGCACCTTTACCCACCGCGTTAAAGTTACTCGTGCTGTTTTCAATCATCGTGTTCGCCTGCTTTATGATTTCGCCGTACATCTCCGTATTACCCGTCGCAAGCATTTGCGCCAACGCCACACCCATTGCGGTCGTTGCCATGGTATTTATATTTCGAAGGTTGTCCGTCGCATCTTGCACAGCAATCGCTGACGATTGTGAGATTGATTGATAGGCTTTGCCCGCTCCCGATAGCTTAATTACACTGCTACTGAGCGCCGAGTTTTGCATTTGGTCAACCGTGTTAACAACCTGGGAATTAACATTTCCTTCACCTGCCATAGTGATTCACCTATTTATCTAGTTAGTGTTGCTCTGCGAATCCACCAGAACATCGCATACATGTTCTATTCGCTTTAATTACCAGAAATCACCTGCTCGATCGTTTTTTCAAGAGAGTCTTCCACCTTCTTCAAAAGCGCCTGCTCGGCGGCTTGAGTTTTTGCTTTAACCAGACCTTTAGCACTGCTGAAGGCAGTACTTATAGAATCCGATGTCACTGCTTTTTTTGATTTCGCTAACTCAGATAACGTCGACAGAATCAATGCGTTTTCAAGCTTTTCCTCTGCGAGGCTGAGTTGGGCAAGCTTTAGCTCTAACGCCTCTTTAGACTCAGCATCCACCGCCGGCGGGGGTGTCGTATCCGTACGCAACATTTTTGCGCAACTGGCGGTTATGGCTGCCGTTGCCGACGTCTGAGCATTTTGCTGGGCCGTCACCGCATTAAACATCGACATACCAATCGTTTCGGTACCCGT encodes:
- a CDS encoding RebB family R body protein; amino-acid sequence: MSSVNDQVTDAVSQINTLMTGGAPSQSMGMLDVTGTETIGMSMFNAVTAQQNAQTSATAAITASCAKMLRTDTTPPPAVDAESKEALELKLAQLSLAEEKLENALILSTLSELAKSKKAVTSDSISTAFSSAKGLVKAKTQAAEQALLKKVEDSLEKTIEQVISGN